The Streptomyces sp. NL15-2K genome contains a region encoding:
- a CDS encoding class I SAM-dependent methyltransferase: protein MTSPEVAPEIVRFYTETIDEADRLATTADGRLEMVRTQELLRRHLPAPPARVIDVGGGPGAHARWLVEDGYSVHLVDPIPRHIDQAKAAGATVELGEARKLTAADASFDVVLLLGPLYHLPERADRGQALAEAYRVLRPGGLLAAAGINRYSSLFEHAAFAHLYKAPMQKSIGGILASQIHDGKKAFTVAYFHSGEQLRDEVAAAGFDDAEVYGVEGPAWSMLAATERNTGGDFRDTPLFESALTAARMAEPYPELLAASSHLLAVGRRPA from the coding sequence ATGACGAGCCCTGAGGTAGCGCCGGAGATCGTGAGGTTCTACACCGAGACCATCGACGAGGCGGATCGCCTGGCCACCACAGCCGATGGACGTCTGGAGATGGTACGCACGCAGGAACTGCTGCGCCGTCACCTCCCAGCCCCGCCCGCGCGGGTCATCGATGTCGGCGGTGGTCCAGGCGCCCATGCTCGGTGGCTCGTCGAGGACGGCTACAGCGTGCACCTCGTCGACCCGATCCCCCGCCACATCGATCAGGCCAAGGCCGCCGGGGCCACCGTGGAACTCGGCGAAGCACGCAAGCTCACAGCCGCCGACGCCTCCTTTGATGTGGTCCTCCTGCTCGGTCCGCTCTACCACCTGCCGGAACGCGCGGACCGCGGCCAGGCCCTGGCCGAGGCCTACCGCGTGCTGCGGCCAGGGGGTCTCCTGGCGGCGGCCGGCATCAACCGGTACTCCAGCCTGTTCGAGCACGCTGCGTTCGCACACCTGTACAAGGCGCCGATGCAGAAGAGCATCGGCGGCATCCTCGCCTCGCAGATCCACGACGGGAAAAAGGCGTTCACCGTCGCGTACTTCCACAGCGGCGAGCAGCTGCGCGACGAGGTGGCCGCGGCCGGATTCGACGACGCGGAGGTGTATGGCGTCGAGGGACCGGCCTGGTCCATGCTCGCGGCGACCGAGCGGAACACCGGCGGCGACTTCCGCGACACACCCCTCTTCGAGTCCGCCCTGACCGCGGCGCGCATGGCCGAGCCCTACCCGGAGTTGCTCGCGGCGAGCTCTCATCTGCTCGCCGTCGGCCGTCGGCCAGCCTGA